GCTTCCAGTGAGCATCCCTCGGTGCTCGATAACGCCACGATCAATATGCTGGTTCCCTGGGGCTGGCCCGTCGGCGACTATGTCGTTCGTTTCCGCATCGCAGCGACAGAACACGCGACGCCGGATCGTCGGTTTATTGAGTTTGGGATCAACCCGCGCCTGCAACAGGCGATCAGCGTGCATGAAGTCACCGGCACGATGGACGAGCCCCAGGTGATCGAGATCCCGCTGAAGTTCACGCGCGGCAATGCGGAACGCGCCAATCGCTCGCTCTACCTGCGTGAAAAAGGGACGCGAGACGACTGGGAACAGGCGACCCGCGTCGCCAGAGAGGGACGCGATGAGAATAACGGCATCGGACGAAAGTTCGCCTTGTGGATCGACTGGATGGAAATCGAGCGCGTCCCCAACGTCGAGCAACCGCCCGGCGTCGCCGCGCTTGGCCAACTTCCGCTGGATGACAAGTCGCCGGAGCCGCAAGACGCCGATCTCCGTGCCGCTTTTCAACAGTTCGCCGTCGAGGCCTTTCGGGGGAATGACCCCACGCCCGAGTATCTCGACCAACTCGTCCAAATCTACCATTCGTACCGAAAGCTTGGCCAGAAGCCGAGCGACTCGCTCAAAGACACGTTGGCGATCGTCCTGGCGTCTCCCATGTTTCTTTATCACTCGGAACCGAGCGATCCGAACCAGCCGCGACAACTGACCGATCGCGAACTGGCCAATCGACTCTCCTATTTCCTGTGGGGATCGCCTCCGGATCGTCCGTTGCAAGACCTGGCCGACAGCGGCAAGCTGCAAGACCGCCAGGTTTTGGATCAACAGGTGACCCGGTTACTTAACGACCCGCGAGCCGACGATTTTGTCGATGCGTTCACCTATCAATGGCTCGGGCTAGAACGCCTGGACTTCTTTCAAGTCAACCTGAAACATCATCCCCGGTTTGATAACAGCACCCGCATGGATGCGTGCCGTGAGATCCATGAAACGGTCGGTCACCTGCTTAAGAAAGACGGTTCGTTAAACGAGTTGCTCGAAAGCGATCAAATCGTCATCAACGGGGTGCTCGCCAACTACTACGGGATCGACGGAGTCCATGGCGATTTCTATCGCCCGGTCACGCTGCCCGACGATTCGCCGCGCGGCGGCTTGCTCGGCATGGCGGCCGTTCACTTGATGGGCAGCAACGGCGATACCTCGAATCCCGTGGAACGAGGAGTCTGGGTGCTGCGCAAGTTGCTGCACGATCCTCCTCCGCCGGCGCCAGCCAATGTTCCGCAATTGGCGCGATTGTCAGGGAAACCGCTGACGACGGAACAACGTTTGACGGCGCATCAGGAAGAACCCCAGTGCGCCAGCTGCCATCGCAAGATCGATCCGATTGGCTTTGGCCTCGAAAACTTCGACGCCGTCGGCATCTGGCGAACCGAGGACAGCTACCAGGCGCTCGACGACAACGGCAAGCCGGTCGCCGACGGAAAAGTGACCTGGAAAATCGATCCTGCAGGCAAGTTACACAAAGGTCCCATGTTCGAGAACTACCTCCAGCTGCGCAGCGTGATCGCCGCCCAAAACGAGGCGTTCGCTCGCGGGTTCACGGAAGCGTTGATCCAATACGCGTTGGGCAGACCGATTGGCTTTACGGACGAGCAACTCATCGATGATGTGATGAAGCAAGGCAAGCAAAAAAATTACGCGATCCGTAGCTTCGTGCACGCCGTGGTTCACAGCACCGAATTCCATACGAAATAAGAGAGGGAAACATGTTTCCAGCCAATAACCTCAATCGTCGCCAAGTCCTGCGTTCCGCTACCGCCGTGATCGCGCTGCCGCTATTAGAGTCGTTCGGCTTTCGCCGCTTTGCGAGAGCCGCCGCGCCGGCTGCGCCTCCCAAGCGTCTGGTCTTTCTGGGCTTTGGCTGGGGCGTGACGGAAGAGTCGTGGTATCCCGACAAGTCCACGCCTGGCGCCGATTTCGTGTTGCCCGCCGGCTTGCGTCCGTTGGAGCGACATAAGGCCGACTTCTCGATCGTGCAGGGACTGCGCAACAAGTTTTCGGTCGAGGGTCACGCCGGCAGCACTTGGTGGCTGACCGGAGCCAATCCTTACGCCCAAGCGGGACAAAGCTATTGCAACACGATCTCCGCGGATCAAGTCGCCGCCGAAGAGTTTGGCCGCTATACGCGATTCGCGTCGCTGCAATTCAACCATAGCGAGACAGGCGATCGATCGGGGCACGGACCAGGTCTCTCGTTGGCCTGGGATGCGAGCGGCAAACCGGTGGGGGGAGAGAACGGTCCGCTGGCCGCGTATCACCGAATGTTCTCGAAAGATTCGGTCCCGCTCGAACAGCGTCAACAATTGATCGCCCAAAAGCGCAGCGTGCTGGATACGGTTCTCGAAAATGCGCGCAGCCTGAAGCGCGGCCTCGGGCAAAACGACAACGAAAAGCTGGAGGAATACTTCGACAGCATCCGCAACATCGAGACTCGATTAAGCAAAGACGAGAAATGGCTCGATCGGCCGCGACCTGATGCGCCGCTAGGCGAACCCAACTCGACGTTGTCGGGACGCGACGAAATCAAGGTCATGTACGACCTGATCGTCGCCGCATTTCAAACCGACAGCACGCGTGTGATTACCTATCGCCAGCCTGTTGCGACGTTGCTGAAAAGCCTCGGCAATAGCACGGCGCCGCACGACATGAGCCATTACCACTCGACGCGGGGTGAAAAGCTCGTTTGTTCGCAACTCCGCGATCAAACGCAAAGCGCTTTGCTGGCCGGGCTGATCGATCAACTGAAGGCGACCCAAGAAACAGACGGCAGCAGCCTGTTTGATCACATTGCACTCGCTTACGGCAGCAATATCCGCACCGGACACGATCTGACTAACTGCCCGACCATCATCACCGGGGGCGGCGCCGGCGTCAAACTCGGTGAGAACATTGTGGTCGCCAAAGATACCCCGCTGTGCAACGCCTGGCTGACGATGTTGCAAGGAATTGGCGTTCCTGCCGAGCATCACGGCGACAGCACCGGAGTTATTCCAGAACTACAGGGATGATTCATCCCATCCTCATTCCATCTTATTTGCGTTCCTATTTTTGACTCATTCCCAGATTTTGTGCTTTCATGAGAAAGGAAAGCGATCCTCCTTTTTTCTCATCAAGATCCCACTCGACCGCTTGAATTTCCAATAGAGCAGTCGCTACCACTTTTCATTCGATCTATTTATTGAGAGTTTCGATCAATGAACATTCGTCATGCAAATCCACGATTCGGTTTTACGCTTGTAGAACTACTTGTTGTCATCGCGATCATCGGCGTTTTGATCGCACTACTGTTGCCTGCGGTGCAGCAGGCTCGCGAATCGGCTCGCCGCTTGCAATGCAAGAACCATTTGAAGCAATTAGGACTCGCGGTCCACAACTATCACGACACCTACGGCGTGCTGCCGCCAGCCGCGATGGGACCAGACGAAGCGAGCAACCGCTACAGCGCATTCGTGCGCTTACTTCCCTTCTTAGAACAATCGGCGGCTTACGATACGATTGCCGCAAATCCTAAATCTCCCTGGACTTCGTCTGGCGGCAATGGAGCTTACGTTTCGGTTTTGTTTTGTCCTACGGCGCCTCTTATCGACTATCCGATCAATGGCCTCCCTTATACGAATTACGTTTTAAACATCGGCGACGTTTCGTGGAATATTCATGAAGAAGCTAGTGTCCGAGGTTTGTTCGGCGGTTCCTCGGTTTTTGCATTTCGCGATGTTATTGACGGATTAACCAACACGGCGATGATGTCGGAGGCCCTGCCCTGGCAAGATGACGGTAACGGCAGAACCGCGAATGGTTTTGGCGCCGTCTCGCGAACCGATACGCAAAACCCGACGAATTGCAAAGCGAAGTGGATCAACAACCAGTTTACCGACTACTCGGACACCACTGCGACAAACCGTGACCGAGCCCCAGGCGGACGTTGGAGCGATGGAATCGCGGCCATCATTAGCTTCAACACGATCCTCGGTCCGAATTCCGCCGTCTGCGCGGACTTTGCCGGCAAGCAAGGGGTCTTGCCTCCCAAGTCGATGCATCCCGGTGGAGTGACGCTGCTCTTAGGGGACGCTTCGGTTCGATTCATCAGCGAGAACATCGACGCCGGCAACGTCGTTGGCTCTAGTCGCACTGGTCCCAGTAAGTTTGGCGCCTGGGGAGCGTTGGGCACGCGTGCCCAAGGTGAAGTGGTCGCCGAGTTCTAATCACCGGAAAATCATTCGCCTAATCCAATTATCGTGATCGAACGAAAACCCCCAATTTGGACACTTCTCATGTTCCATCGAACCATCGGCTTTGTTCTCTGTATAACGTGGCTGGTCGCCGCAGCGGGATGCTCCAGCGGCCAAGACAAATGGGAAAAAATGCGTCCCCAGGTCTTTAAGACCCAGGGCGTTGTCCGCATGGATGGACAGCCCTTACCAGGCGCGATTGTTGCTTTTAGCAGCATCGAAGGAAATTATTCCGGCACCGCAGTCACCGACGATTCCGGCAAATATCAGCTGACGACCTTCGAAGACTATGACGGCGTCATTGCTGGTGAATTTCAGGTCAGCGTCGAAAAAAACGACTGGGTTGAGTACGGGCCGGAAAAAGGAACTGACTCAACGGGCGGAGCTTATCGACGTCCCATTAAAAAGGTTCCGTTGACTCCGGCAAAATATCGAGACTTTGAAAAATCGGAACTGACGGCGACCGTTACCCCCGAGGGCCCCAATACTTTTGACTTCGACATCCAATCCGATGCAAAGTAAGTAACGCCGATCGTCACCAGAAACAGCGTTGAGCCATCTGCGCCTACGCTGCGATGGCTGCGGGATTTCGATTCGCCGAGCCTCTTCTGCTGCGCTCTAATTCTATTTTCCAGAAGCCATCAAATGGGCTATCTATACAACAACAGTAACGCCGTATGAACGGTGAGAGCTTCCACAAATGAACATTCGTCATGCAAATCCACGATTCGGTTTTACGCTTGTAGAACTACTTGTTGTCATCGCGATCATCGGCGTTTTGATCGCACTGCTGTTGCCTGCGGTGCAGCAGGCTCGCGAATCGGCTCGCCGCTTGCAATGCAAGAACCATATGAAACAGTTGGGCTTAGCGGTCCACAACTATCACGACACCTACGGCGTGCTGCCGCCAGCCGCGATGGGACCAGACGAAGCGAGCAACCGCTACAGCGCATTCGTCCGCTTGCTGCCTTTCTTCGAACAATCGGCCGCTTACGATGTTATTGCCGCGAATCCTCAAGCTCCTTGGGGTGCAGGCGGCGGCAATGGAGTTGAAATTTCGCTGCTGAAATGCCCTACGGCTCCCCTCGTCCCTAATAAGAACAACCTCCCTTACACGAATTATGTTTTGAACGTCGGAGACGTTGCGTGGAACATTCATGAAGAGGGAAGTGTACGAGGATTATTTGGCGGTCCCTTTATTTTTGCCTTTCGCGACGTCCTCGACGGATTGTCTAACACGGCGATGATGTCCGAAGCCCTGCCCTGGGAAGATGACGGTAACGGCAGAACCGCGAATGGTTTTGGCGCTGTCTCGCGAACCGATACGCAGAACCCCGTAGCCTGTAAGGCGAAGTGGATTAACAACCAATTCACCGACTATTCCGCGACGACCGCTGCGGATCGAGACCGAGCCCCCGGCGGACGTTGGAGCGATGGAATAGCAGGAGTCATCAGCTTCAATACCATCCTCGGCCCGAACTCCGCCGTTTGCGCAGACGCCGCTGGCAAGCAAGGCGTCTTGCCTCCCAAGTCGATGCATCCTGGCGGAGTGACGCTGCTCTTGGGGGACGCTTCAGTTCGATTCATCAGCGAAAACATCGACGCCGGAAACGTCGTTGCCTCTAGTCGCAACGGCCCCAGTAAATTTGGCGCCTGGGGAGCATTGGGTACGCGCGACCAAGGCGAAGTGGTTGGGGAATTTTAACCCCTTCAACTCTCTCACGTCTCATCGATTCAAATTTTCGATCGAACAGAAATTCCCCATGAGGATACTCTCATGTTTCATCGAACCATCGGCTTCATTCTCTGTATTACGTGGTTGGTCGCCGCGGCTGGCTGCACCAAACACGAAGACAAATGGACCGCGATGCGTCCTCAGGTCTTTAAAACCCAAGGCGTTATCCGCATGGATGGACAACCCTTACCCGGCGCGACTGTTGTCTTCGAAAGCAGCACCGGAAATCATTCCGGCACCGCGGTCACCGACGATTCCGGTAAGTATCAGCTGACGACTTTTGAAGATTTTGACGGCGTCACCGCAGGTGAATTTCTAATCAGCATCGAAAAAAACGACTGGATCGAGGTCGGACCAGAAACGGGAGAGGCCGTAGATGGCGGAACCTATCGACGTCCTCTCGAAAAGGTCCCGCTGACCCCCGCCAAATATCGAGACTTTGAAAAATCGGAACTAACGGCGATCGTCACCCCTGACGGCCCGAATCGCTTCGATTTCGATATCCAGTCCGATGCGAAATAAGAGAGGCGCCACGTCAAACGCAGCAGCGTAGCGCCGTCCGCGCCCTACGCTGCCGTTGCCAACCGATCGATCCCGGTTTGCCTGCTCTCGTTTCTTCTGCTACGCTCTGTTTACTTTTCGGAAGCCATAAAAAACGGCTATTTGTCAAAAAAACGACTCCGGACAAGTGAAGCGCCTTCGTTGCGCCCCATGCAGATCGCCTGCCGCAACTCCCTCCCTTGATTCGCTCGTCCCCGCTAGTTTCAAAATGACTGGGCATTCCTAGAAATGTTTGCGATCGTCTTGGGAATGCTAATCGTCGTTTTCGGCGTGCTGTTCTTGCGGCTGCATGCATTTCTAGCCCTCTTTTTCGCCACTTTAGTCGTCGCCGCAGCGACCGCTACCCACAGCGTCTCTGAAAGCGTGTTGCTGCATTGCACGGCGCAGGTGGACGCGATTTCTGGCAAGCAGCTTGATCTGTCAGAAGTCGGCAAAGACCTGGCCGCCAAGCCGGGCGCGTATTATCTAGTCAGCAACGTCGAAGCGATCACGAAGTCCACTTCTCCTTTGGTTTGGATCGAGCGATTTGAAGTTGCGGACGATTCGGCCACCGCCTTCCTGGGCGAGGAACTTCCTGAAAACGTGGTTGCAGTCGGCGCCCGACTCGTTCCCCACGACAAGTACCAGCATGCCGTTCAGCTAGCCAAGACGAGCCCGATCAATCGCGTAGCCAACGCGTTGGGAGATACGTTCGGCAAAATCGGCCTGCTGATCGCGATGGCGTCGATCATCGGTCAGTGCCTGTTGGCCAGCGGCGCGGCGGAGCGGATTGTCCAAACTATTCGCCAGGCGATGGGGGAGAAGTGGACCGCGCTGGCGTTCGTCGTCAGCAGCTTCGTGTTAGCGATCCCGGTCTTCTTCGACACCGTCTTTTTTCTCATGCTGCCGCTCGCGCAAGCGATGGCGCGAAAAACCGGTCGCGACTACTTAAAGTATGTCATGTCAATCATCGTGGGCGGATCTTTGGCTCATTCGCTGGTGCCGCCGACCCCGGGGCCGTTGTTTGTGGCGACCGAATTGAACGTCAGCATCGGCGCGATGGCGATCGGCGGAATCGGCGTCGGAATCTGGGGCGTGATCGCCGGCTACTTTTACATGCTGTGGGCCAATCGTCGCTGGCAGATCCCCTTGCGTCTGGATGCGCCGGAAACCCCGCCCCACGAATCGACGGATCTGGACCAACCGCGTGAACCGCAACTTCCCAGTTTCGGCCTTTCGATTCTGCCGGTGGTCGTCCCTATCTTTCTGCTGGGGATGAAGACAGTCAGTCAAACGTGGCTGTCCGATTTCGACGGTCCTTGGATGCCGTTCTGGAATTCGACGATCTCGTTTTTCGGCGACAAGAATATCGCTCTTTCCCTGGGCGCCGTGCTCGCATTATTGACATTGCTGGGCAAGCCCCAAATGACTTGGGCCGGCTTAGGAAAATCGGTGCAAAAGGCGCTCAGCGAAGGTGGGGTCGTCGTTTTAATCACTTGTGCAGGCGGCGCGTTTGGCGAGATGATTCGCCAGACCAACGTCGGCGCCACCATCGCCCAGTCGCTGCCCGAATCGGTGGGCGGAACCGGCCTGCTCGTCACGGCGTTTCTCGTCACCGTAATCATTCGCGTGATTCAAGGATCGGCGACGGTAGCCATGATCGCCGCGATCGGAATTGTCGTCCCGGTCGCGACGCAGATCGGCCTTCCCTTTCACCCCGTCTACTTGGCGCTGGCGATCGGCTGCGGATCCAAACCGCTCCCCTGGATGAATGACAGCGGTTTTTGGGTCATCAGCCGCATGAGCGGTTTCACCGAAAAGGAAACGCTAAAAACCTTCTCGGTGCTGCTAACCATCATGGGCGTCGTCTCGTTCCTGGCGACGCTCGTTTGTGCGATCTGTTTTCCTTTTGTCTAACATGCGAATTTCGAGAAGAGAACGCGGCAAAGCCACCGCAGGAAAAACCCCAAACAACCTCACTAGAGCGCTTTTCAGCAAGCTGAACAAAGAGTCCCCTATCGTCTAGCTTTTCCCCCAAAATCAGCCGCACGGCGTTAGCCGCGGTTTCTGACAGGAACTCTTTGTCGACGGAAAATTGGTAACAAAAACCGCGGCTAACGCCGTGCGGCTGATTTCGTGAAAGCCGAAAATAGCGATTTGACAGAACACTAGCCAGAGGCGCGAGCCGATGGAATCCGGTCAGCGATCCTAACTCAGATCGAAGTAGTCAGCCGCACTCCATCGGCTTGCGCCTCTGGCTAGTGTTCGCTTGGTTCGAAAAAGCGCAACTTCAATACCTGCGTAGACGAGTTGCCAAGCAACTTCCACATCTGTTTCCAGACGCCCTCTTAAGACTAAGATAAACATTCATCCGAAACCGTTTCTCTCCACGATTTGTTTCCACTCTCGAAGTTGAATTGTTTCCACGATGCCTGCAGAACCGTCTGAAAATCCTGAGTTGAATAGCAGTCGCTGGTTTGCACCTGACAGCCTGCGCGGCTTTGGGCATCGATCACGTCTGAAAGGGATGGGCTACGACGACGAAGACTTTCGCGGCAAGCCGGTCGTCGCGATTCTCAATACGTGGAGCGATCTCAACACTTGCCATTCGCATTTCCCCGAGCGCGTAAAAGAAGTCAAACGCGGGATCTGGCAGATGGGGGGCTTTCCGGTCGAAATACCGGTGATGTCGCTCGGCGAAATGATGATGAAGCCGACGACGATGCTCTATCGCAATCTGCTGGCGATGGAGACCGAAGAAGTCCTCCGTTGTCACCCGATCGACGCGGCGGTATTGATGGGCGGCTGCGACAAGACGGTTCCGGCGATGATCATGGGCGCCATCTCCGCCGATCGCCCGGCGATTTTTCTGCCGGCCGGCCCCATGTTAAAAGCGCGCTGGAAAGACCAGACGCTCGGCAGCGGCAGCGATGCTTGGAAATATTGGGATGAGCGCCGCGCCGGCAACCTGTGTGATGAATCATGGGGACAAATCGAGAACTGCATCGCGCGGTCGGCAGGCACCTGCATGACCATGGGAACCGCTTCGACCATGTCGGCGATCGCCGAATCGCTCGGCTTTACGCTGCCGGGCGCATCGTCGGTTCCGGCGGTGATCGCCGAACACTCACGTCTGGCCGTCGCTACAGGCCGGCGCGCCGTCGAAATGGCCTTGCAGAAACTGCTCCCTTCCTCCTTCTTGACGCCGGCCTCCTTTGACAACTCGATCGTCACCAGCATGGCGATCGGCGGCTCGACCAACGCGATCGTGCATATCATCGCGATGGCGCGACGCGCCGGAATCGAATTGACGCTGGAGCGTTTTGACGAACTCTCGCGCACCACGCCGGTCTTGGCCAATATTCGCCCTGCCGGTAAATTTCTGATGGAAGACTTCTTTGACAGCGGCGGTCTGCCGGCGTTGCTCCAAGAATTGGGTTCGCACATCGACGGCAGTTGCCAGACGGTCAACGGCTTTACCCTCGCCGAAAACGTCGCCGCCGCCGAAGTCATTGACGCCGACATTATTCGTTCGCTGGACAATCCAATCTCCGCAACCGGCGGCACGTTCGTCCTGCGCGGCAACCTGGCCCCGTCAGGCTGCGTTATCAAGCCGACGGCGGCATCTCCGCGATTGCTGGATCACACCGGCCCCGCGGTGGTGTTTGACGACTACGCTCAACTCAAGTCGCAGCTCAACGATCCAGCATCCGGCATCACGGCCGATTCGGTGTTGATCTTACGAAATGCCGGCCCCCAGGGAGGCCCCGGTTTTCCTGAATGGGGAATGCTGCCGATTCCAGACCACCTGCTCAAACAGGGCGTTCGCGATCTGGTCCGCATCTCCGACGCGCGGATGAGCGGAACCAGCTACGGAACCTGCGTGTTGCATGTCGCTCCCGAAGCGGCCGTCGGCGGACCGCTAAGCCTGGTTCAAAACGGCGACCTGATCCAGCTGAATGTCGAGCAGCGCAGTCTGAATCTGCTGGTCGACGAAGACGTATTGGCCGAGCGCCGCAAAGCGTGGACTCCTCCTGCGGCTCGCTACAAGCGGGGATACGGCGCGATGTTCCTCAAGCACGTCACCCAAGCCGACGCCGGCTGCGATTTTGATTTTCTCCATCACGGCGCTGACACGCCGGATCCCGATATTTTCTGAGACAGCTACCATCAAGGACCTCGATTGGCCATGGATACCCAACCCATAACCGCTGCAACCATTTCCCGTTCCGTGTGGGCTGTGCCCTCAATGGCGCGAACCGCCGCTGGCGCCCTCGATCGAGAGGAAAACACGAAAATCATCCGCCACATCGAGCAAGGCGGAATCTCGACGCTGTTGTACGGCGGCAATGCGATTTTCTACCATCTGACGCTCGCCGAATATCGCACGGCCTTGGAACTGATCCGCGAAAGCGCCGCGGACGAGACGCTGGTCATCCCTGCAATCGGACCCGCGTATGGAACGATGCTCGATCAAGTCGAGATTCTGAAAGACTTCGACTTTCCGACGGCCATGCTTTTGCCGCAGCGGGATGTGGTCACCTCGGCCGGCATCGCGACGGCCGTGCGGAAAATCTCCGAACGACTCGGCAAGCCGATCGTGCTCTATCTGAAATATGACCGCACGGTAAGCGTCGATGACGCCGCCGCGCTGGTCAGCGACGGAGTCATCTCGGCCATCAAATACGCCGTCGTCCGCGAAGACTACACGCAAGACGACTACCTGCGCGGGCTCACTGAGAAAGTCGACACCAGCCTGATCCTCAGCGGCCTCGGCGATCAGCCGGCGATCGTCCACATGCAAGACTTCGGCCTCGGCGGCTTCACCACCGGCTGCGGCTGCATCTTCCCCCAACTGTCGGTCGCGCTCCTGAAAGCGATTCAGGCCAAAAATTGGAACGAAGCCGAATCCATCCGCGAACAATTCCTACCGCTAGAACGCCTACGAGATTCGCTCGGCCCCATCAGCATCCTGCACCGCGCGACCGAACTAGCGGGCATCGCCAACACGGGCCCGATCATCCCGCTGCTGTCGGAGCCAGACGAAGCGATCCAAACCCGGATATCGGCGGCGCTGCAGCAGATGAGCACCACGAAATAGCAGGAAGCTTGTTGACAATTTAGAGCGCCAATTCCTAAGCCGCTGGTTTGCAATCGCAGACTGGCGGCTTTTTTTGGGGTTGGCAAGGAAGATCCAGTGACGCGTCAATTTTTGACGTCGCAATTTATCGCTCACACGCGAAGGCGGATAAATTAAAA
The nucleotide sequence above comes from Blastopirellula sp. J2-11. Encoded proteins:
- a CDS encoding DUF1559 domain-containing protein; this translates as MNIRHANPRFGFTLVELLVVIAIIGVLIALLLPAVQQARESARRLQCKNHLKQLGLAVHNYHDTYGVLPPAAMGPDEASNRYSAFVRLLPFLEQSAAYDTIAANPKSPWTSSGGNGAYVSVLFCPTAPLIDYPINGLPYTNYVLNIGDVSWNIHEEASVRGLFGGSSVFAFRDVIDGLTNTAMMSEALPWQDDGNGRTANGFGAVSRTDTQNPTNCKAKWINNQFTDYSDTTATNRDRAPGGRWSDGIAAIISFNTILGPNSAVCADFAGKQGVLPPKSMHPGGVTLLLGDASVRFISENIDAGNVVGSSRTGPSKFGAWGALGTRAQGEVVAEF
- a CDS encoding DUF1559 domain-containing protein yields the protein MNIRHANPRFGFTLVELLVVIAIIGVLIALLLPAVQQARESARRLQCKNHMKQLGLAVHNYHDTYGVLPPAAMGPDEASNRYSAFVRLLPFFEQSAAYDVIAANPQAPWGAGGGNGVEISLLKCPTAPLVPNKNNLPYTNYVLNVGDVAWNIHEEGSVRGLFGGPFIFAFRDVLDGLSNTAMMSEALPWEDDGNGRTANGFGAVSRTDTQNPVACKAKWINNQFTDYSATTAADRDRAPGGRWSDGIAGVISFNTILGPNSAVCADAAGKQGVLPPKSMHPGGVTLLLGDASVRFISENIDAGNVVASSRNGPSKFGAWGALGTRDQGEVVGEF
- the araD gene encoding L-arabinonate dehydratase — encoded protein: MPAEPSENPELNSSRWFAPDSLRGFGHRSRLKGMGYDDEDFRGKPVVAILNTWSDLNTCHSHFPERVKEVKRGIWQMGGFPVEIPVMSLGEMMMKPTTMLYRNLLAMETEEVLRCHPIDAAVLMGGCDKTVPAMIMGAISADRPAIFLPAGPMLKARWKDQTLGSGSDAWKYWDERRAGNLCDESWGQIENCIARSAGTCMTMGTASTMSAIAESLGFTLPGASSVPAVIAEHSRLAVATGRRAVEMALQKLLPSSFLTPASFDNSIVTSMAIGGSTNAIVHIIAMARRAGIELTLERFDELSRTTPVLANIRPAGKFLMEDFFDSGGLPALLQELGSHIDGSCQTVNGFTLAENVAAAEVIDADIIRSLDNPISATGGTFVLRGNLAPSGCVIKPTAASPRLLDHTGPAVVFDDYAQLKSQLNDPASGITADSVLILRNAGPQGGPGFPEWGMLPIPDHLLKQGVRDLVRISDARMSGTSYGTCVLHVAPEAAVGGPLSLVQNGDLIQLNVEQRSLNLLVDEDVLAERRKAWTPPAARYKRGYGAMFLKHVTQADAGCDFDFLHHGADTPDPDIF
- a CDS encoding carboxypeptidase-like regulatory domain-containing protein yields the protein MFHRTIGFILCITWLVAAAGCTKHEDKWTAMRPQVFKTQGVIRMDGQPLPGATVVFESSTGNHSGTAVTDDSGKYQLTTFEDFDGVTAGEFLISIEKNDWIEVGPETGEAVDGGTYRRPLEKVPLTPAKYRDFEKSELTAIVTPDGPNRFDFDIQSDAK
- a CDS encoding carboxypeptidase-like regulatory domain-containing protein: MFHRTIGFVLCITWLVAAAGCSSGQDKWEKMRPQVFKTQGVVRMDGQPLPGAIVAFSSIEGNYSGTAVTDDSGKYQLTTFEDYDGVIAGEFQVSVEKNDWVEYGPEKGTDSTGGAYRRPIKKVPLTPAKYRDFEKSELTATVTPEGPNTFDFDIQSDAK
- a CDS encoding DUF1592 domain-containing protein gives rise to the protein MMKPLLATFLFAAIFLLFGSASAAEIPVVAVAQNQFAILEKHCADCHAGADAEAGFRIDNLSLTINDKLSAARWQKVLNALNSGEMPPEEEPAIDKAEKANFLEHLANKMVDARRLLADQKGEITMRRLNRREYRNTLRELLGVQANVSELPGDTGTGAFDTVGSNLYMSSTQFEQYIALGREALNEAFDRQAAAGVEKKTRFETEEITPKVAKFIEYQVDAKARAENWIKEVDKAVADPANAAAIEEIRAGPLGKHRDILYRNWKKLKGAPAPETFGFQTEEDNADKALAASRPFHLPYHRYYMEQPAIATGAYLAASSEHPSVLDNATINMLVPWGWPVGDYVVRFRIAATEHATPDRRFIEFGINPRLQQAISVHEVTGTMDEPQVIEIPLKFTRGNAERANRSLYLREKGTRDDWEQATRVAREGRDENNGIGRKFALWIDWMEIERVPNVEQPPGVAALGQLPLDDKSPEPQDADLRAAFQQFAVEAFRGNDPTPEYLDQLVQIYHSYRKLGQKPSDSLKDTLAIVLASPMFLYHSEPSDPNQPRQLTDRELANRLSYFLWGSPPDRPLQDLADSGKLQDRQVLDQQVTRLLNDPRADDFVDAFTYQWLGLERLDFFQVNLKHHPRFDNSTRMDACREIHETVGHLLKKDGSLNELLESDQIVINGVLANYYGIDGVHGDFYRPVTLPDDSPRGGLLGMAAVHLMGSNGDTSNPVERGVWVLRKLLHDPPPPAPANVPQLARLSGKPLTTEQRLTAHQEEPQCASCHRKIDPIGFGLENFDAVGIWRTEDSYQALDDNGKPVADGKVTWKIDPAGKLHKGPMFENYLQLRSVIAAQNEAFARGFTEALIQYALGRPIGFTDEQLIDDVMKQGKQKNYAIRSFVHAVVHSTEFHTK
- a CDS encoding GntP family permease translates to MFAIVLGMLIVVFGVLFLRLHAFLALFFATLVVAAATATHSVSESVLLHCTAQVDAISGKQLDLSEVGKDLAAKPGAYYLVSNVEAITKSTSPLVWIERFEVADDSATAFLGEELPENVVAVGARLVPHDKYQHAVQLAKTSPINRVANALGDTFGKIGLLIAMASIIGQCLLASGAAERIVQTIRQAMGEKWTALAFVVSSFVLAIPVFFDTVFFLMLPLAQAMARKTGRDYLKYVMSIIVGGSLAHSLVPPTPGPLFVATELNVSIGAMAIGGIGVGIWGVIAGYFYMLWANRRWQIPLRLDAPETPPHESTDLDQPREPQLPSFGLSILPVVVPIFLLGMKTVSQTWLSDFDGPWMPFWNSTISFFGDKNIALSLGAVLALLTLLGKPQMTWAGLGKSVQKALSEGGVVVLITCAGGAFGEMIRQTNVGATIAQSLPESVGGTGLLVTAFLVTVIIRVIQGSATVAMIAAIGIVVPVATQIGLPFHPVYLALAIGCGSKPLPWMNDSGFWVISRMSGFTEKETLKTFSVLLTIMGVVSFLATLVCAICFPFV
- a CDS encoding DUF1552 domain-containing protein yields the protein MFPANNLNRRQVLRSATAVIALPLLESFGFRRFARAAAPAAPPKRLVFLGFGWGVTEESWYPDKSTPGADFVLPAGLRPLERHKADFSIVQGLRNKFSVEGHAGSTWWLTGANPYAQAGQSYCNTISADQVAAEEFGRYTRFASLQFNHSETGDRSGHGPGLSLAWDASGKPVGGENGPLAAYHRMFSKDSVPLEQRQQLIAQKRSVLDTVLENARSLKRGLGQNDNEKLEEYFDSIRNIETRLSKDEKWLDRPRPDAPLGEPNSTLSGRDEIKVMYDLIVAAFQTDSTRVITYRQPVATLLKSLGNSTAPHDMSHYHSTRGEKLVCSQLRDQTQSALLAGLIDQLKATQETDGSSLFDHIALAYGSNIRTGHDLTNCPTIITGGGAGVKLGENIVVAKDTPLCNAWLTMLQGIGVPAEHHGDSTGVIPELQG